The Limnospira fusiformis SAG 85.79 genomic interval TGTTGTCAATGGGACGCCATTAATTGCTTTGAGTCTCATCGATCGCTTGCAACTGTTACCCCGGTTATTTGATGAGATTTTTATCCCGCCCACCGTATATCGAGAGGTGGCTATTCAGGGGGGCGATCGCCCGGGTCGCGAAGCGATTTTAACTCGAACGGGGGCGATCGTGCAAGCTCCGGCAGGGACTTCCAGTATTGAACCGTTACTTTTGGGACTCGATGCCGGAGAATTTGAAGTCATTTTGTTGAGTCGGGAACTCCAAGGGGATTGGGTCTTGATTGATGAGCGTTTGGGACGGCGGGTCGCTTTGAGTTTGGGTTTACCTGTGAAGGGAAGTTTGGGGCTTTTACTGGCTGCTGTCGGTGCAGATTTAATGACTCGGCAGGAAGCCAGGGAATCGGTTTCGGAGTTGCTTAAAAAATGGCATTCGTTTGAGTTCGCAACTGATTCGGATGTTTGAATCGGAGTTGGAACGGCTGTGAATGAGTCGGGGTCGCTCCGTTTGTCGTCTCGGCATCAGACTTGGGAAATGCGATATGTGTACCCACGCTGCGCGATCGCTCCTTTTCCGGGCATCTTGCCTGTATAATCGAGAGCGTCGCTCCCATCCCGTCAACCCCCAGCCCTCATGGCTCCATCGGAATTGCTGACCACAGCCGTTGTCGCGATCGCATTCCGGCACCCGGACACGACGCGGAAGGTGTTTGATGTGATGTGGCGGGTGCAGCCGTCCCCACAGAAGCGCGATCGCTCTACCCACAGACTAGGCGATCGCTCCTTTTCCGGGCATCTTGCCTGTATAATTGGCAGGGTCGCAATCCTTGGCGGAACCGGAGTTATACCGATTGAGGACTGGGGCGATCGCCACTTCTGCTAATATACCCGCTTATGGGGGGAGTAAGGGGGGATGTGGGCTGGGAGTCGGCGGTTGGCGATCGCTTTGAGGGGTGATATAATTCCGGTTGATGCCTCGATAAATTCTTTCACCGCAGGGGGAGGTGGCAAGGTGCGATCGTATTACATCACAGCCCGCCTACCACTACCCTAGCAGGATTACTGAAATCCTGGGAAATGGGGATGGCGATCGCTTTTTGAAAACCATCCACCGCCTCTTCTAGCTTACCGCTCGGCAGCAGTTGATTACCCCTAACTAAATCCCTGACTCCCCAGAATCAAGTCTATATAGACCGGTTGGATTCACCCAGGGATTATACCATCATCAGGATATTCTGGCGAAGGATTTTAATCAACCCACAATCAACTACACTTGTCAAGTACGGATAACCGAATGCTTTATTCCGGCAAACCGAATGCTGCTGGCTCTAGGTAATGCGATCGCCGCCCTCGGTATGGGAGCTACACTTCCCCATCTTCTCTTCTCAACTCGGATACCCGCTCAAATTCTCTGGTATTGTGAGTGACCAATATTAAATTATTGACCATGGCTCGCGCCGCCATCAGCCAATCATCAGGGTCGATTGGGGTTCGGCAACTCGCCAAGTTGTTTGGGATTTCTCGGGCATTTTTGGCGGCTCTATCATCCCCAGGTAAGGAGACCAAAAAATCTCAAAATTCTGGTGGCATTGCCAAGTTTGGCGGCGGATTTTCACTCTCGCTTCGCCCCATAAAATCACTCAAATTTCACGGTGGTCAAAGGAATGTTTGGCATGGTGGGCGATCGCCATTTGATGGGTGGTTGAGGCTTTGATTTGCTCACCAATTATGGCTCGTTTTCGGGGCATCTTGCCTGTATAATTGGCAGGGTCGCACCCATCCTTGGCGGAAGGGGAGTTATACGGATTGAGGACTGGGGCGATGGCGACTTCTGCTAATATAGGGGGTTATGGGGGGAGTAAGGGGGGATGTCGGCTGGGAGTCGGCGGTTGGCGATCGCTTTGAGGGGTGATATAATTCCGGTTGATGCCTCGATAAATTCTTTCACCGCAGGGGGAGGTGGCAAGGTGCGATCGCATTACATCACAGCCCGCCTACCACTACCCTAGCAGGATTACTGAAATCCTGGGAAATGGGGATGGCGATCGCTTTTTGAAAACCATCCACCGCCTCTTCTAGCTTACCGCTCGGCAGCAGTTGATTACCCCTCACTAAATCGCTGACCAATTTTCTGACTCCCCAGACTCAAGCACAGACTATGCAGAAACCAACCCCTATTATACCACAGCCATAGAAATTTGTCAATTTGGGTAAGTATCGTGATATGGTATAATCTCCGTTATGTCAGGGGTGGGTGTGGATTGGGAAGTTAGTTATGAGGAGTAGTCAAGGAATGAGTGCGGGTGAGTTACTGAGACAGGCTAATCAGTTGAAACGGTATGGGAGGTTGGAAGAGAGGGTTCTCGTGCCGAGACCTTACGCGATCGCCCATGGGATAACATTGACAATATAGATGGTCTGAACATATAATCGTTTATTCTTACTTACCAAATTCCATGAAAGTAGTGATACTAGCGGGTGGCATGGGTACTCGCTTGAGAGAAGAAACCGAATATCGCCCTAAGCCTTTGGTAGAAGTGGGGGGGAAGCCGATTATTTGGCACATCATGAAGCTTTATGCTCACTATGGTTTTTTAGATTTTATTGTTTGTTTGGGATATAAAGGAAATTTAATTAAAGAGTATTTTTTGAATTATGAAGCCATGAATAATGACTTCACTATCAATTTAGGTCGTTCTCATCAAATTACTTATCATAATACCCACTCTGAGACTGATTTTTCAGTAACTTTAGTTAATACTGGTTTGGATACTTTGACTGGAGGTAGGGTGGCTCAAGTCAAGCCATATATTAATGAAGATTTGTTTATGGTGACTTATGGAGATGGTCTGGCTGATCTGAATATTAAAGACTTAGTGGATTTTCATAAGAACCATGGTAAAATAGCCACAGTTACTACAGTACAGCCCTTGTCTCGCTATGGAGTGGTGAATGTTGATAAAGAAGCCAGGGTGTTAAATTTTGGCGAAAAAATTAGGGAGGACAAAATGATAAGTGCCGGTTTCTTTGTGTTTGATCGCCGGATTTTTGATTATTTATGGGATGGAGATTGTGTATTAGAAAAAGAACCCCTGGAAAAGTTGGCAGCCGCAGGGCAATTAATGAGCTATCATCATGAAGGCTTCTTTTATGCCATGGACACTTTCAAAGATTATCAAGAGTTAAATGTGCGGTGGAACTCAGGTCAAACACCGTGGAAGGTTTGGGAGTAAAATGAGATGATAATTAATGATTTTTGGCGCGATCGCTCTGTTTTTATGACAGGTTGCACGGGGTTACTGGGTGGTTGGATGGTTACTGAATTAGTCCAACGAGGTGCGAAGGTGACAGGTTTAGTGCGGGACTCCGTGCCACAGTCTCGTTTGTACACCGACAACTGGAGCGATAAAATTAATATAGTCCGTGGCTGTGTTGAAGATTTGCCGACTATCGAAAGAGCGATCGCAGAATACCAAGTAGACACAGTGTTTCATCTAGGCGCTCAAACTCTTGTGGGAGTAGCAAATCAAAACCCATTAGGAACTTTTGAAGCCAATATCAAAGGAACCTGGAATGTACTAGAAGCCTGTCGTCGAGTTGGCGGTGTTAGTCGCATTCTAATTGCCTCCAGCGATAAAGCCTATGGAGACCAAGAAATTCTACCATACAACGAAACCGCACCATTACAAGGACAACATCCCTATGATGTGTCTAAAAGTTGTGCCGATTTAATTAGTCGGACATATTACGTTTCCTATGGTTTGCCAGTTTGTGTAACCCGATGCGGTAATTTTTACGGTGGTGGCGACTTAAACTTTAATCGCATTGTCCCCGATACCATTAGGTCAGCTTTACGAGAACAGCCAGTTACTCTCCGCAGCGACGGCAGTTATATTCGGGACTATTTCTATGTCAAAGATGGCGTATTAGCTTATCTGCATTTAGCCGAACAGATGGAGAGAAAAGAGATTTGGGGTGAGGCTTTTAATTTTAGTAATGAACTGCAAATTACCGTCTTAGAATTAGTGCAGAAAATCCTAGCGGTGATGAATAAGAATCATTTGCAACCCGTCATATTAAATCAGGCGAAAAATGAGATTAAACATCAGTATCTATCGGCTGAAAAAGCCCGCCAAATGTTGAGTTGGCAACCTCAATATAGCTTAGAGTCTGGCCTAAAAGAAACCATTGATTGGTATCAAAAATTTTTACATACACATACACAGTGAGGTAAAAATTAAATGATGACCAGAAAATGGGATGCTTTCGCTGAAAGGGCGAGAACGGCATAGGAGACTACCCCTGAGTAGTATCTTGCCCATCCTGTGATGATGGGATTGAGTCTTTTAATCAGGGCGGCTTGAGGCGCATTTTTGTGTTTCTTAATCACCTCTTTAACCTTGTGAGACTTGTTCTCCATTTACCTCAATTTCGTCAAGTGTGTGGCTGACCAGACGGCGACCAGATTGTCAGCAAAACCTACATGACTTAGGTCTAAGGACAAAACACACGGCTGAGGCATTATCTGGCTGGGTTAGGCCGAAGGACATTGTGTTATTCCAAGTGCGTGACTATGCTGAAACACTCTATCCGGTTGTTACTGCACTACCTCAAGTTTGGAGAGGTGCCCGTCCCGGCAATAGATTCATACTCCTATTCTGCAACGCCCTGCAACGCCAAAATTAGCCCTTGCCAATTGGCGTTAGAGTTGCTATAATCTCATTGATGGTACTAAAGGGTCAAATACCGGACGTTTTGGTTGACTTCATATTCTACCTTTTATGGCTCCCTACCCTTGCCCCGAACCTTAAAGTTAGCCCTTGTCAATTGGCGAAGGTATTGAAATGAACAAAGCAATCATAACTGGATCAACTGGACTGGTCGGTCGGGCGGTGGTTAAGCATCTATCCGATCATGAAATCGATGTGATCTGTTTGGGACGTCGTTCTCTGAGCCCAGTGGACATCCTGAATATTTTTGGCAGAAAAGTGCACTATCTGAACATATCCATGAAGGAAATCCTGACTCTTCCCGCCATGATTAAATCGATAGGGTGGACTGCAGAGGGCGGCTGTGTTTTTTATAATTTCGCCTGGGGTGGTAGTGAAAGACTTACCGATGGAAGTTTTGGTGAGCAGTTGAGTAATGCGATTTACGCTGCGAATGCAGTAAAGGCTGCAAAACAGCTCGGATGCAGCAAGTTCGTGAATGCGGGAACGATTGAAGAGACCTACGTTGAAAAGTATATCGAGAAGAATGATAATGAACCTTATCAGTCTACCCAAATCGATTATAGTCTAGCCAAAATCGCTAGCAGAGATATGTGCAAAATAGTAGCATATTTAGAAAAAATAGATTACATTCACACACGACTTTCAGTACCTTTGGATCCCGAATTCTCCATGGGTTCTTATATCGCATCGACCCTCAGAAAAATTATGAAAGGAGAGCCTTACGATGCGCCAGTCAATAAAAAGTTGTTTGATAT includes:
- a CDS encoding group II intron maturase-specific domain-containing protein, which encodes MENKSHKVKEVIKKHKNAPQAALIKRLNPIITGWARYYSGVVSYAVLALSAKASHFLVII
- the rfbF gene encoding glucose-1-phosphate cytidylyltransferase; protein product: MKVVILAGGMGTRLREETEYRPKPLVEVGGKPIIWHIMKLYAHYGFLDFIVCLGYKGNLIKEYFLNYEAMNNDFTINLGRSHQITYHNTHSETDFSVTLVNTGLDTLTGGRVAQVKPYINEDLFMVTYGDGLADLNIKDLVDFHKNHGKIATVTTVQPLSRYGVVNVDKEARVLNFGEKIREDKMISAGFFVFDRRIFDYLWDGDCVLEKEPLEKLAAAGQLMSYHHEGFFYAMDTFKDYQELNVRWNSGQTPWKVWE
- a CDS encoding GDP-mannose 4,6-dehydratase, whose amino-acid sequence is MNDFWRDRSVFMTGCTGLLGGWMVTELVQRGAKVTGLVRDSVPQSRLYTDNWSDKINIVRGCVEDLPTIERAIAEYQVDTVFHLGAQTLVGVANQNPLGTFEANIKGTWNVLEACRRVGGVSRILIASSDKAYGDQEILPYNETAPLQGQHPYDVSKSCADLISRTYYVSYGLPVCVTRCGNFYGGGDLNFNRIVPDTIRSALREQPVTLRSDGSYIRDYFYVKDGVLAYLHLAEQMERKEIWGEAFNFSNELQITVLELVQKILAVMNKNHLQPVILNQAKNEIKHQYLSAEKARQMLSWQPQYSLESGLKETIDWYQKFLHTHTQ
- a CDS encoding DUF3368 domain-containing protein; the protein is MKVVVNGTPLIALSLIDRLQLLPRLFDEIFIPPTVYREVAIQGGDRPGREAILTRTGAIVQAPAGTSSIEPLLLGLDAGEFEVILLSRELQGDWVLIDERLGRRVALSLGLPVKGSLGLLLAAVGADLMTRQEARESVSELLKKWHSFEFATDSDV
- a CDS encoding NAD-dependent epimerase/dehydratase family protein yields the protein MNKAIITGSTGLVGRAVVKHLSDHEIDVICLGRRSLSPVDILNIFGRKVHYLNISMKEILTLPAMIKSIGWTAEGGCVFYNFAWGGSERLTDGSFGEQLSNAIYAANAVKAAKQLGCSKFVNAGTIEETYVEKYIEKNDNEPYQSTQIDYSLAKIASRDMCKIVAYLEKIDYIHTRLSVPLDPEFSMGSYIASTLRKIMKGEPYDAPVNKKLFDIISTNEVARAYRLIGEVGKNKSDYFIGTAHPITLGQFFKDFAELISGAKKNVPETVTAVDSHLFSIEKLASDTGFVPVGFFQDFQKVHNI